The segment ATTCACCAGATTTTGAAACTTCATTAATTATTTTAAAAGAAAAAATTAAGTCTTTAAATTATGATCCAACCATTTTTACTGAAGAATCTTTAAGTTTTATTGCTTTAAATTTTAATAGTGATGTTAGAAAATTAGAAGGAGCATTAAATAGATTAATTTTTTACAGCATTTTATATATAAAGCCTAATCATTTAATAGTGCTTGAAGACGTTATGAAAGCTTTTAAAACATCAAATACTTCATTAAAAGAAAAACTAACTATTAAAAAAATTAAAACAATCGTATCTGAATATTATAATATTCCAATCAAATTATTGATTAGTACTTCTAGAGTTAAAACAATAACAATAGCACGCCATGTAGCAATGTATTTAATAAAAACACTTTTAAATGAATCATATACAAAAATTGGTTCTGAATTTGGAGGTAAAGATCATACAACAATAATGAATGCTTATAACAAAATTAAAAAAAATATTGAAACTAATTATGAATTTAAAAAAAATATTGAAAGATTATCACGTGAATGTTTAAAACACAATTAATCCACTATTTTAATCATAAATTATTAACATATAAAATTCTTATTTTTTCTTTATTTTATAAGTTAAAATTAGTTATCCACATTAATCCACATCATAATATTATTAATAATTAAATATATATTAATAATTAATATATATATAATATATAATTAATTATTAATGTTTAAAAATGGGAGATATTTATGAAAATTGAAATCAAAAGTTCTATATTATTCAAAATAATAAAAAAAATAATAAAAATAACAATTTCTAATAATACTTATGAAGAATTATCTTGTTTTTTATTAGAAGTTGAAAAAGAAAAAATAATTTTAACTGCATCTAATGGTAATTTATCATTAAAATATGAACTAAATAATAATGAAAAATATTTAAAAATATTAAACATCGGTTCAGTATTAATTAATACTAAAATTATCTATGATATTTTTAGTAAACTAGAAGATGAATGAATTTTATTTGAACTTAAAATTAATAATTTAATCATTAGTAATTTTAAAAATGATAATAATGATTTTATCTTTAAATTAAGTACAATGACAATTGAAAAATTTCCAAAAATCAACTTTAACAAAAATATTAAAAATAAAGTATCTTTTAATAAAAATTTGTTACAAAATATAAATGAACAAATTGCTTTTGCAACAAATACAAACAATAATAAACCAGCATTAAGTGGAATTAATTTTAAATTTAATGATCAAAAGTTATTTGTTACAGCAACTGATGGATATTGTTTAGCAAAAAAGTGATTTTCTTTTGAAGAAAAATTAGAATTTAATAATAAAGAGTTTAATATTCCAGTTCATTTATTAAATGAAATTGATAAAATTACTAGTGATTTAAATTCAAATATAAATTTTTATTTTGAAAATGATTATAATTTAATTATTGAAATTGAAAATTTTTTATTTCAAACACGAATGATTGAGGGTACTTATCCAAATACGGATGATATTATTAAAAACATTATAGAAAAAGAAAAAAATATTATTGAAATTAATAACGTTAGAGAATTTTTAAAAATTATTGAATTATCAATAATTTTAGCAAAAAAAGATACTTCACCTATGATTCAATTTTGAATCAATGTAGAAAAAAATGATTTTAAAATTAATTGTTTATCTAATAATGATAGTATAGGTGAAGTAATTGAACAATTTAAAAAATTTCATATTGTAAAATCTAAAAGTTTAAAAGAAGAAATAAAAGTAGTTTTTAATTCAAAATTAATTATTAATGCTTTAAAATCTTTTAATAAATGTAAAAAAGTAAATTTGAAAATTTCTTGACCAAAAAATTATACAATTATTGATAGTGAAGAAGAAACTGGGTTATTACAACTAGTTTTACCAATTGGAGAAAAATAATATGATATAACTAAATAAAATAGTTATTTTTAATTAATAAGCTAAGAAAGAGTAAAAAAATAATGAAGAAGAAATTACAATTGTTAAGTATGTTTACTATTTTAATTTTTACTAATTTAAATATAATTGTTTGTAAAAATAAGCAAGATACTATTAGTGAATTTTATGTTTTAGGGGATAGTTTGTCAGATACTGGTGCAGGAACATTTGCACAAAATCAATATTTAGAAAATAGTAATAGTAAATGTAAATATTTTCAATTAGATAAACCTTATTATAATAATTGTTGAAGTAGTAATAAAGTAGCTTCACAATTAATTGCTGAAAAATTAAATATTAATTTTAAACCTGGGTGATTATTTAACATCAATGGTAAAACATTTCAAAGTTTGGGTAATAATTATGCTTATGGAGGAGAAGTTGCTGATAGCAGTGATAATAATTTAGATATTATTAAAACTTTTGATTTGTCTCATCAAACACAAATGTTGTTATTACAACATTCTTTACAAAAAAAAGATGTTATTTGAATAGAAATGGGAGCTAATGATATTGCTAATTTAATGAATAAAACAGATCCTATTATTATAAACAGTAAAATTAATAATGTAATAAATGAAGAAAAAAAGCAATAAAATTATTAATTAAAAATGGTGCAAATAAAATTATTATTAGTGATGTTCCTGACTTAACATTAACACCAAAAATTAAAAAGATATTGCATAATAATCAACAAAAAATACAAATAGCACGTAAAACATGTATTGAATATCAAAAACAATGAAAGAAAATGATATTAGAAATGAAAATAATTTATAAAAATATTATTACACCTTTTTTTCTTTCAAAAGAATTAGCAACTGATATGAATAATTTTAAAAATAAAATTCCAGATGGAATTGTTGAAACTAGTGCTACAATTTGTAAAATGTTCTCTAAAGAAACAAAATATTCTTATAAACCAGTTTTTAATTTTGGAGTTAATGAAAGTAATTTAAATAAATATTTTTATTTTGATGAATTTCATCCAGGTATGTGATTTCATCAACAAATGGCAAATAGTATTATTAATTTAATAGAAAATTTTAAATAGTTTTTTTGTTAAATATTTTTAAAAAAGTAATTTATTATTTTTTAATAAAGATTTTTTAATTTTTCTTTTAAAAAAATTATGTTGTTTTAAATCAAAAAAAATGTATAATTTATACATAAAATGTAAAATAATATGCTTATTTTAAAGAATAAAAAGTCTTTTTTTGAATTTATTTTTGAAATTTTAAATGTTTTCATTAATTTAATAATGAAAACATTTAATGATGAAAGAGAGTGAAAATAGTGAGCACAAGGACTCCAAATGATTATAATGCTAACTCAATTCAAGTTTTAGAAGGACTAGAAGCAGTTAGAAAACGACCTGGAATGTATATTGGTTCCACTGCAGAAAGAGGATTACATCACTTAGTTTGAGAAATAGTTGATAATGCTGTTGATGAAGTTATTGCTGGTTTTTGTACAAAAATTTCTGTAACTATTACTAAAAATAATGAAATATTAGTAAAAGATAATGGTCGAGGTATTCCTACTGATATACATCCAAAGACTAATATTTC is part of the Spiroplasma endosymbiont of Lasioglossum villosulum genome and harbors:
- the dnaN gene encoding DNA polymerase III subunit beta, coding for MKIEIKSSILFKIIKKIIKITISNNTYEELSCFLLEVEKEKIILTASNGNLSLKYELNNNEKYLKILNIGSVLINTKIIYDIFSKLEDEWILFELKINNLIISNFKNDNNDFIFKLSTMTIEKFPKINFNKNIKNKVSFNKNLLQNINEQIAFATNTNNNKPALSGINFKFNDQKLFVTATDGYCLAKKWFSFEEKLEFNNKEFNIPVHLLNEIDKITSDLNSNINFYFENDYNLIIEIENFLFQTRMIEGTYPNTDDIIKNIIEKEKNIIEINNVREFLKIIELSIILAKKDTSPMIQFWINVEKNDFKINCLSNNDSIGEVIEQFKKFHIVKSKSLKEEIKVVFNSKLIINALKSFNKCKKVNLKISWPKNYTIIDSEEETGLLQLVLPIGEK
- a CDS encoding SGNH/GDSL hydrolase family protein, whose translation is MKKKLQLLSMFTILIFTNLNIIVCKNKQDTISEFYVLGDSLSDTGAGTFAQNQYLENSNSKCKYFQLDKPYYNNCWSSNKVASQLIAEKLNINFKPGWLFNINGKTFQSLGNNYAYGGEVADSSDNNLDIIKTFDLSHQTQMLLLQHSLQKKDVIWIEMGANDIANLMNKTDPIIINSKINNVINEEKKQ